The following are encoded in a window of Flavobacterium psychrotrophum genomic DNA:
- a CDS encoding response regulator transcription factor codes for MEEVNKKILLVEDDPNFGAVLKDYLLINDFDVTLAKNGMEGFEKFKKDNFDLCILDVMMPYKDGYTLAREIREKNKEVPIIFLTAKSMKEDVLKGYKVGADDYLNKPFDSEVLLMKIKAIIQRKASETKTDNSKFEFQIGRFHLNSKLRFLTFDNDEPIKLSPKENELLKMLALHENDLMPRELALTKIWRDDNYFTSRSMDVYIAKLRKYLKQDEEVEILNIHGEGFRLVVKNKVAEEK; via the coding sequence ATGGAAGAAGTAAACAAAAAGATTCTTTTAGTGGAGGACGACCCAAATTTTGGCGCCGTACTAAAAGACTATTTACTGATTAACGATTTTGACGTTACACTTGCCAAAAATGGGATGGAGGGTTTCGAAAAATTCAAGAAAGATAATTTTGACCTTTGCATTCTTGACGTGATGATGCCTTATAAAGATGGGTACACACTTGCAAGAGAGATAAGGGAGAAAAATAAGGAAGTGCCTATTATTTTCCTTACAGCAAAGTCTATGAAAGAAGACGTGCTTAAGGGCTATAAAGTAGGTGCAGATGATTACCTAAACAAGCCGTTTGACTCTGAGGTGCTTTTAATGAAAATTAAAGCTATAATACAGCGCAAGGCATCTGAAACTAAAACAGACAATTCTAAGTTTGAATTCCAGATAGGCAGGTTCCACCTTAACTCTAAGCTGCGTTTTCTTACGTTTGATAACGATGAGCCAATAAAGCTTTCGCCGAAAGAAAATGAACTGCTTAAAATGCTTGCCCTGCATGAAAATGACCTTATGCCGCGCGAGCTTGCCCTTACCAAAATATGGAGGGATGATAACTATTTTACATCACGTAGTATGGATGTGTATATTGCCAAACTAAGAAAGTACCTAAAGCAGGATGAAGAAGTAGAGATACTTAACATTCATGGTGAAGGTTTCCGTCTTGTGGTAAAAAATAAAGTAGCCGAAGAAAAGTAA
- the coaE gene encoding dephospho-CoA kinase (Dephospho-CoA kinase (CoaE) performs the final step in coenzyme A biosynthesis.), giving the protein MKTKVLGLTGGIGSGKTTIAHVFEELGVPVYYADDEAKKILYLPEVLPELKENFGDAVFVDGRPDRAKIAAVVFADKEKLQALNNIIHPRVAQHFNNWLQAHNNYKFVIKEAAILFESGSYKQCDDIILVTAPTEDRVQRVMQRDGTTREQVLQRIANQWTEEQKTRLSKYIITNINIDTARSEAVKLFKFLNNM; this is encoded by the coding sequence ATGAAAACAAAAGTTTTAGGCCTTACCGGTGGTATAGGTAGTGGAAAAACCACTATTGCCCATGTTTTTGAAGAATTGGGTGTGCCTGTATATTATGCCGATGATGAGGCAAAAAAAATACTCTACCTGCCGGAAGTGTTGCCTGAGTTAAAAGAAAACTTTGGAGATGCTGTTTTTGTTGATGGCAGGCCAGACCGTGCTAAGATTGCAGCGGTGGTTTTTGCTGATAAAGAAAAACTACAGGCTCTTAATAACATTATACATCCCAGGGTAGCACAGCACTTTAATAACTGGTTACAGGCACATAATAACTATAAGTTTGTTATAAAAGAAGCTGCAATATTGTTTGAAAGCGGAAGCTATAAGCAGTGTGATGACATTATTTTAGTAACTGCGCCAACAGAAGATAGGGTACAACGCGTTATGCAGCGCGATGGTACTACCAGAGAACAGGTGCTTCAACGAATTGCAAATCAGTGGACTGAAGAGCAAAAAACACGGCTTAGTAAGTACATTATTACAAATATTAACATAGATACTGCACGTTCAGAAGCTGTTAAATTATTTAAATTTCTGAATAATATGTAA
- a CDS encoding glycosyltransferase → MFFSLIIPVYNRPDEIEELLHSLTLQDYKDGYEVVVVEDGSSIPCKDVIEHFTGKLTISYYFKQNSGPGDSRNFGMRMAKGDYFIILDSDCILPPHYLSSIAVNLSANYVDCFGGADAALDSFSDVQKAINFAMTSFMTTGGIRGKSEKLEKFQPRSFNMGISKKAFEASEGFGHIHPGEDPDLSIRLWKLGFETRLFANSYVYHKRRIDWGKFKKQVSKFGKARPILDAWHPEYKKITFLFPTIFIVGLFLSVILMLIGVWYFLFCYFFYFLMVLITASVKNGIKVGALSVVAVFMQFYGYGLGYLQSFIKVHLLRQDPKVAFPELFFK, encoded by the coding sequence ATGTTTTTTTCGCTAATTATTCCCGTTTACAACAGGCCAGACGAAATAGAAGAGCTACTACATAGTCTTACACTTCAGGATTATAAAGATGGCTACGAAGTTGTTGTTGTAGAAGACGGGTCATCCATACCGTGTAAAGATGTTATAGAACATTTTACAGGGAAACTTACAATATCTTATTATTTTAAACAGAACAGCGGCCCGGGCGATTCCCGCAATTTTGGTATGCGCATGGCTAAGGGCGATTATTTTATAATCCTTGATTCAGATTGTATCCTGCCACCACACTACCTCTCAAGTATAGCTGTTAACCTGTCTGCAAATTATGTAGACTGTTTTGGCGGTGCAGATGCCGCGCTCGATAGTTTTAGTGATGTGCAAAAAGCCATCAACTTTGCCATGACCTCTTTTATGACTACAGGAGGTATCAGGGGGAAAAGTGAAAAGCTCGAAAAATTTCAGCCACGCAGCTTTAACATGGGCATTAGCAAGAAAGCATTTGAGGCTTCTGAAGGTTTTGGACATATACATCCGGGCGAAGATCCGGATCTTTCTATAAGGCTCTGGAAACTGGGCTTTGAAACCCGCCTGTTTGCAAATTCATATGTGTACCATAAGCGACGTATAGATTGGGGCAAGTTTAAAAAACAAGTGTCTAAATTTGGTAAAGCCCGCCCAATACTGGATGCCTGGCACCCGGAATATAAAAAAATAACATTCCTTTTTCCTACTATATTTATTGTAGGGCTTTTCCTTTCGGTAATACTTATGCTAATAGGGGTATGGTATTTCCTGTTTTGCTATTTCTTTTACTTTTTAATGGTGTTAATTACAGCATCTGTAAAAAATGGCATAAAGGTTGGTGCACTATCAGTAGTTGCAGTGTTTATGCAATTTTATGGTTATGGACTTGGGTATTTGCAGTCTTTTATAAAAGTACATCTTTTAAGACAGGATCCTAAAGTTGCTTTTCCTGAATTATTTTTTAAATGA
- a CDS encoding sensor histidine kinase — MNKTRFRLLVFFMSLSLLGIILVQLYWVNSSLKNNEDQFKYHIQQVLGRVAVQLEQREAEEFYKMYQKFADSTGRNPHRDDLIVMYKSRQTGADSRHIIYSDQVTRDFDDVIFDKDAVEAYVKRKAAKADQPKGKPEREPGDDERVFTFKMEGYIKDFREYNAPEKWLSTAALKDIISRELIQSGVNTSFEFAVFDDGIPTKINSGNLGYERQMNDHTVFENNDGYTRYRLFMSFPQKGEYLVSSILGITSLSIVFTLIIIIAYVSAINQLIKQKNISEIKTDFINNMTHEFKTPIATINLALDSIKNPKIFDDKARVQYYLQMIKEENKRMHSQVENVLQISKLDKKELDIIKEAADVNDILENAVEHVHLLVEARQGTLTTHFEAQRTTALLNDVHFTNVIVNILDNAIKYSPDVPVIDIHTENVKDFILIKIKDHGLGMTKPVQKRIFEKFYREHTGDRHDVKGHGLGLAYVKRIIDDHNCHIYVESERGKGSTFIIKMPLIN; from the coding sequence ATGAACAAGACTCGCTTTAGGTTACTGGTTTTTTTTATGAGCCTATCGCTTTTAGGCATAATACTTGTGCAGTTATACTGGGTTAACTCATCGCTTAAAAACAATGAAGACCAGTTTAAATACCACATACAGCAAGTGCTGGGAAGGGTAGCTGTACAACTGGAACAACGTGAGGCAGAAGAGTTTTATAAAATGTATCAAAAGTTTGCCGATAGTACAGGGAGGAATCCCCACAGGGACGACCTGATAGTTATGTACAAAAGCAGGCAAACCGGGGCAGATTCCCGCCATATTATATATAGCGACCAGGTAACACGCGATTTTGATGATGTTATATTTGATAAAGATGCTGTAGAGGCTTATGTAAAAAGAAAGGCTGCAAAGGCAGATCAGCCAAAGGGTAAACCCGAAAGAGAGCCGGGAGATGACGAGAGGGTGTTTACCTTTAAAATGGAAGGCTATATAAAAGATTTTAGAGAGTACAATGCTCCTGAAAAGTGGCTTAGCACCGCTGCGCTAAAAGATATTATTTCAAGGGAGCTTATTCAGAGCGGTGTAAATACATCTTTTGAGTTTGCCGTTTTTGATGATGGTATCCCTACTAAGATAAACTCGGGTAATCTGGGTTATGAAAGACAGATGAACGACCATACGGTCTTTGAAAATAATGATGGTTATACGAGGTACAGGCTCTTTATGAGCTTTCCGCAAAAAGGAGAATACCTGGTATCCTCTATACTTGGAATAACCTCGCTGTCTATCGTGTTTACGCTTATAATCATTATTGCTTATGTAAGTGCGATAAATCAGTTGATAAAGCAAAAGAATATATCTGAAATTAAAACAGATTTTATCAACAACATGACCCATGAGTTCAAAACGCCCATTGCCACAATAAACCTGGCGCTGGATTCGATAAAGAACCCAAAAATATTTGATGATAAGGCCAGGGTGCAGTATTATCTTCAAATGATTAAAGAAGAGAATAAAAGGATGCACTCTCAGGTAGAGAATGTATTACAAATTTCTAAGCTGGATAAGAAAGAGCTTGATATAATAAAAGAGGCGGCAGATGTAAACGACATCCTTGAAAACGCCGTAGAGCACGTACATTTACTTGTTGAAGCCCGTCAGGGAACCCTTACGACTCATTTTGAAGCACAGCGTACAACGGCTTTACTAAATGATGTGCATTTTACTAACGTTATAGTTAATATTTTAGATAATGCCATCAAATATTCGCCAGATGTGCCCGTTATAGATATACATACTGAGAATGTTAAAGATTTTATACTGATAAAGATTAAAGACCACGGCCTGGGTATGACCAAGCCGGTTCAAAAAAGGATCTTTGAGAAGTTTTACAGAGAACATACGGGCGACAGGCACGATGTAAAAGGGCACGGCTTAGGCCTGGCCTATGTTAAGAGAATTATTGATGACCACAATTGTCATATTTACGTAGAAAGTGAAAGAGGGAAAGGCAGTACCTTTATAATAAAAATGCCACTAATAAATTAA